One genomic window of Sphingomonas sp. C3-2 includes the following:
- a CDS encoding DUF6265 family protein, with protein sequence MALKYGLILFSTPLLLAADAPALPDWLSGCWEARSDDRWTEECWMSPRGGIMLGASRSGVGDTADQWEAMQIHVETDAGAGNAQPLPSGHRRAG encoded by the coding sequence ATGGCATTGAAATATGGCCTGATCCTGTTTTCCACCCCTTTGCTGCTGGCGGCGGACGCGCCGGCTTTGCCCGATTGGCTCTCCGGATGCTGGGAAGCCCGATCGGATGATCGCTGGACGGAAGAGTGCTGGATGTCGCCGCGCGGCGGCATCATGCTGGGCGCAAGCCGTTCCGGCGTCGGCGATACGGCCGATCAGTGGGAAGCGATGCAGATCCATGTCGAGACGGATGCGGGTGCGGGCAACGCCCAACCATTGCCTTCTGGGCATCGCCGCGCGGGCTGA
- a CDS encoding ATP synthase F1 subunit epsilon — MAALHFELVTPERLIRSEDVHMVVVPGTEGEFGVLAGHAPFMSTIKDGALSIYKTENGAPETIRIEGGFAEVNEKGLTVLAEKAEAA, encoded by the coding sequence ATGGCCGCGCTGCACTTTGAACTGGTCACGCCCGAAAGGCTGATCCGCTCCGAGGACGTCCACATGGTGGTCGTCCCCGGCACGGAAGGTGAATTCGGCGTGCTCGCGGGCCACGCGCCCTTCATGTCGACGATCAAGGACGGCGCCCTCTCGATCTACAAGACCGAGAACGGCGCTCCCGAAACGATCCGCATCGAAGGCGGCTTTGCGGAGGTCAATGAAAAGGGCCTTACCGTTCTGGCCGAAAAGGCCGAAGCAGCCTGA
- the atpD gene encoding F0F1 ATP synthase subunit beta produces the protein MATESQTPTAATGRISQVIGAVVDVTFEGHLPAILSALETDNNGNRLVLEVAQHLGENTVRTIAMDSTEGLTRGQPVADTGAQISVPVGPATLGRIMNVVGEPIDERGPIGTTVTAPIHAKAPEFVEQSTESSILVTGIKVIDLLAPYAKGGKIGLFGGAGVGKTVLIQELINNIAKGHGGTSVFAGVGERTREGNDLYHEFLDAGVIAKDADGNAISEGSKVALVYGQMNEPPGARARVALSGLTIAEYFRDQEGQDVLFFVDNIFRFTQAGAEVSALLGRIPSAVGYQPTLATDMGALQERITSTNKGSITSVQAVYVPADDLTDPAPATSFAHLDATTVLNRAISELGIYPAVDPLDSTSRVLEPRIVGQEHYDTARAVQSLLQKYKSLQDIIAILGMDELSEEDKLTVQRARKIQRFLSQPFHVAEVFTGISGKFVQIEDTIKSFKAVVDGEYDHLPEAAFYMVGGIEEAVAKAQKLAAEAA, from the coding sequence ATGGCAACCGAATCCCAGACACCCACGGCCGCGACCGGCCGTATTTCGCAGGTCATCGGCGCCGTCGTCGACGTGACCTTCGAAGGTCACCTCCCCGCCATTCTGTCGGCGCTCGAAACCGACAATAACGGCAACCGCCTCGTTCTCGAGGTTGCGCAGCACCTCGGCGAAAACACCGTCCGCACGATCGCGATGGACTCGACCGAAGGCCTGACCCGCGGTCAGCCCGTCGCCGATACCGGCGCGCAGATCTCGGTTCCGGTTGGCCCCGCAACGCTCGGCCGCATCATGAACGTCGTCGGCGAACCGATCGACGAACGTGGCCCGATCGGCACCACCGTCACCGCCCCCATTCACGCCAAGGCTCCCGAGTTCGTCGAACAGTCGACCGAAAGCTCGATCCTGGTCACCGGCATCAAGGTCATCGACCTTCTCGCCCCCTATGCAAAGGGCGGCAAGATCGGTCTGTTCGGCGGCGCCGGCGTGGGCAAGACCGTTCTTATTCAGGAACTGATCAACAACATCGCCAAGGGCCATGGTGGTACGTCGGTGTTCGCGGGCGTCGGTGAACGCACCCGCGAAGGTAACGACCTTTACCACGAGTTCCTCGACGCAGGCGTTATCGCCAAGGACGCCGACGGCAACGCGATCTCTGAAGGTTCGAAGGTTGCACTGGTTTATGGCCAGATGAACGAACCGCCGGGCGCGCGTGCACGCGTTGCGCTTTCGGGTCTGACGATCGCCGAATATTTCCGCGACCAGGAAGGCCAGGACGTTCTGTTCTTCGTCGACAACATCTTCCGCTTCACGCAGGCAGGTGCAGAAGTGTCGGCACTTCTGGGTCGTATTCCTTCGGCCGTGGGCTATCAGCCGACGCTGGCGACCGACATGGGCGCGCTGCAGGAACGCATCACCTCGACCAACAAGGGCTCGATCACCTCGGTGCAGGCCGTCTACGTTCCCGCAGACGATCTTACCGACCCTGCTCCCGCAACCTCGTTCGCTCACTTGGACGCGACGACCGTGCTTAACCGCGCGATTTCGGAACTGGGCATCTACCCGGCAGTCGATCCGCTCGACTCCACCTCGCGCGTTCTCGAACCGCGCATCGTCGGCCAGGAGCATTACGACACCGCCCGCGCCGTTCAGTCGCTGCTCCAGAAGTACAAGTCGCTTCAGGACATCATCGCGATCCTCGGCATGGACGAGCTTTCGGAAGAAGATAAGCTGACCGTGCAGCGCGCTCGCAAGATCCAGCGCTTCCTGTCGCAGCCCTTCCACGTCGCAGAAGTCTTCACCGGCATCTCGGGCAAGTTCGTGCAGATCGAAGACACGATCAAATCGTTCAAGGCCGTGGTTGATGGTGAATATGACCACCTGCCCGAAGCAGCGTTCTACATGGTTGGCGGCATCGAAGAAGCCGTTGCCAAGGCCCAGAAGCTGGCCGCGGAAGCAGCCTGA
- a CDS encoding F0F1 ATP synthase subunit gamma: MASLKALKLRIGSVKSTQKITKAMKMVAAAKLRRAQEAALAGRPYAERLEKVMAGLAAKVTISASSPKLLAGTGSDQVHLIIVATSERGLAGAFNTNIVRAARKKAEELAAAGKTVKFYIAGKKGRAVIKRFHAKQIVHDHEMGYIKNVAFANAQALADDVIARYEAGEFDVAHLFYAKFVSALVQVPVGQQIIPVPMPEGVEADAAEAVVEYEPDEEAILADLLPRNVAVQVFRALLENAASEQGSRMNAMDNATRNAGDMINRLSIQYNRTRQAAITTELVEIISGAEAL; encoded by the coding sequence ATGGCTAGCCTAAAGGCCCTCAAACTTCGCATCGGCTCGGTCAAGTCGACGCAGAAGATCACCAAGGCGATGAAGATGGTCGCCGCCGCAAAGCTGCGCCGCGCGCAGGAAGCGGCGCTTGCCGGACGCCCCTATGCCGAGCGCCTGGAAAAGGTGATGGCGGGCCTTGCGGCCAAGGTGACGATCAGCGCATCGTCTCCGAAGCTTCTGGCCGGCACCGGCAGCGATCAGGTGCACCTGATCATCGTCGCCACCTCGGAACGCGGCCTTGCGGGTGCGTTCAACACCAACATCGTTCGTGCTGCACGCAAGAAGGCCGAGGAATTGGCCGCTGCGGGCAAGACCGTTAAGTTCTACATCGCCGGCAAGAAGGGCCGTGCCGTGATCAAGCGCTTCCACGCGAAGCAGATCGTGCACGACCATGAAATGGGCTACATCAAGAATGTTGCCTTTGCCAACGCGCAGGCGCTCGCCGACGACGTGATCGCACGCTATGAAGCGGGCGAATTCGACGTGGCACACCTGTTCTACGCCAAGTTCGTCTCGGCGCTGGTGCAGGTCCCGGTCGGCCAGCAGATCATCCCCGTTCCCATGCCCGAAGGCGTGGAAGCCGATGCCGCCGAAGCCGTCGTGGAATATGAACCCGATGAGGAAGCGATCCTGGCGGATCTGCTGCCCCGCAACGTCGCGGTTCAGGTGTTCCGCGCACTGCTCGAAAACGCCGCTTCGGAACAGGGCAGCCGCATGAACGCGATGGACAACGCCACGCGCAACGCCGGCGACATGATCAACCGCCTTAGCATCCAGTATAACCGGACGCGTCAGGCCGCGATCACCACCGAACTGGTCGAAATCATTTCCGGCGCCGAAGCGCTTTAA
- the atpA gene encoding F0F1 ATP synthase subunit alpha gives MDIRAAEISKVIKDQIANFGTEAQVSEIGTVLSVGDGIARIHGLDNVQAGEMVEFANGIQGMALNLEADNVGVVIFGSDAEIREGDTVKRTGTIVDVPVGKGLLGRVVDGLGNPIDGKGPIEYTERRRVEVKAPGIIPRKSVHEPVQTGLKAIDALVPVGRGQRELIIGDRQTGKTAVAIDTFINQKTINAGGDESKKLYCIYVAVGQKRSTVAQIVRQLEENGAMEYSIVVAATASEPAPLQYLAPYAGVTMGEFFRDNGMHAVIVYDDLSKQAVAYRQMSLLLRRPPGREAYPGDVFYLHSRLLERAAKMNDENGNGSLTALPIIETQAGDVSAYIPTNVISITDGQIFLETDLFFAGIRPAINVGLSVSRVGSAAQTKAMKKVSGSIKLELAQYREMAAFAQFGSDLDASTQKLLNRGARLTELLKQGQFSPMPFEEQTASIFAGTSGYLDNVPVDAVTRFEAAMLADLRANHADVLNTIRDTKDLGDEVKGKLKAALDQFVKTFA, from the coding sequence ATGGATATCCGCGCTGCAGAAATCTCGAAGGTCATCAAGGACCAGATCGCCAATTTCGGCACTGAAGCCCAGGTTTCCGAAATCGGAACCGTGCTCTCGGTCGGCGACGGTATCGCCCGCATTCACGGGCTGGATAACGTCCAGGCCGGTGAAATGGTCGAGTTCGCCAACGGCATTCAGGGCATGGCCCTCAACCTCGAAGCCGACAATGTCGGCGTCGTGATCTTCGGCTCGGACGCCGAAATCCGCGAAGGCGACACCGTCAAGCGCACCGGCACCATCGTCGACGTTCCCGTCGGCAAGGGCCTGCTCGGCCGCGTTGTCGACGGCCTCGGCAACCCGATCGATGGCAAGGGCCCGATCGAGTACACCGAACGCCGCCGCGTTGAAGTGAAGGCGCCGGGCATCATCCCGCGCAAGTCGGTGCACGAACCCGTGCAGACCGGCCTCAAGGCGATCGACGCGCTCGTTCCCGTCGGCCGCGGCCAGCGCGAACTGATCATCGGTGACCGTCAGACCGGCAAGACCGCCGTCGCGATCGACACCTTCATCAACCAGAAGACCATCAACGCCGGTGGTGACGAGAGCAAGAAGCTCTACTGCATCTACGTCGCAGTCGGCCAGAAGCGTTCGACCGTCGCGCAGATCGTGCGTCAGCTCGAAGAAAACGGCGCGATGGAATATTCGATCGTCGTTGCGGCTACCGCTTCGGAACCCGCTCCGCTTCAGTATCTCGCGCCCTATGCCGGCGTGACGATGGGTGAATTCTTCCGCGACAACGGCATGCACGCCGTGATCGTGTATGACGATCTTTCGAAGCAGGCCGTGGCCTACCGTCAGATGTCGCTCCTCCTCCGTCGTCCGCCGGGCCGCGAAGCATATCCGGGCGACGTCTTCTATCTCCACAGCCGTCTGCTTGAACGCGCTGCGAAGATGAACGACGAAAACGGCAATGGCTCGCTGACCGCACTGCCGATCATCGAAACCCAGGCAGGCGACGTTTCGGCGTATATTCCGACCAACGTGATTTCGATCACCGACGGCCAGATCTTCCTTGAAACCGATCTGTTCTTCGCCGGCATCCGCCCCGCAATCAACGTCGGCCTTTCGGTCTCGCGCGTCGGTTCGGCGGCACAGACCAAGGCGATGAAGAAGGTTTCGGGCTCGATCAAGCTCGAACTGGCGCAGTACCGCGAAATGGCGGCATTCGCACAGTTCGGTTCGGACCTCGACGCCTCGACGCAGAAGCTGCTGAACCGCGGCGCCCGCCTCACCGAACTGCTGAAGCAGGGCCAGTTCAGCCCGATGCCGTTCGAAGAGCAGACCGCGTCGATCTTCGCTGGCACCAGCGGCTATCTCGACAACGTCCCGGTCGATGCGGTTACCCGCTTCGAAGCCGCGATGCTTGCCGACCTGCGCGCCAACCACGCCGACGTCCTGAACACGATCCGCGACACCAAGGATCTGGGCGACGAAGTGAAGGGCAAGCTGAAGGCTGCGCTCGACCAGTTCGTCAAGACGTTCGCTTAA
- a CDS encoding F0F1 ATP synthase subunit delta, translated as METSGGIQASLAGRYATALFDLARDSNNIEAVEKSLGILKSALAESAELRQLTKSPLLSRTESGKAIEAVAKSLGLDQLTTKYLGVLASNRRLGEVSNTIRSFQALAANHRGETKAEVTSAHPLSAAQVDELKKQLKARVGRDVTVDLTVDPAILGGLVVKIGSQMIDSSIKTRLNSLAHAMKG; from the coding sequence GTGGAGACTTCCGGCGGCATTCAGGCCAGCTTAGCAGGGCGGTACGCCACTGCCCTGTTCGATTTGGCCCGTGATTCGAACAATATCGAGGCCGTTGAAAAGAGCCTTGGCATTCTTAAGAGCGCTCTGGCCGAATCGGCCGAGCTTCGCCAACTGACCAAGAGCCCGCTTCTGTCGCGGACCGAGTCAGGCAAGGCGATCGAGGCAGTGGCCAAGTCGCTCGGGCTCGATCAGCTCACCACCAAATATCTGGGCGTTCTTGCCTCCAATCGCCGTCTTGGCGAAGTGAGCAACACGATCCGGTCCTTCCAGGCGCTTGCCGCGAACCATCGCGGCGAGACCAAGGCCGAGGTCACGTCCGCACATCCGCTTTCCGCCGCGCAGGTCGATGAGCTCAAGAAGCAGCTCAAGGCACGCGTCGGCCGCGACGTTACCGTCGATCTGACCGTCGATCCCGCCATTCTGGGCGGCCTCGTCGTCAAGATCGGCTCGCAGATGATCGACAGCTCGATCAAGACCCGTCTCAATTCCCTCGCGCACGCGATGAAAGGCTGA
- the ada gene encoding bifunctional DNA-binding transcriptional regulator/O6-methylguanine-DNA methyltransferase Ada, giving the protein MNRKKYLGAPVQDFAAGTGVDADTAWAAFERRDRSFDGCFVGAVRTTGIYCKPSCPARHPKREHVSFYPDAAAARAAGFRACLRCRPDEVGRERIAVARAIELLGQADAAVSLDLLAEKVGYAPHHFHRLFKRATGITPAAYQRALRAGRATDALVKEDRVTDAIYEAGYSGPSRFYAETSARLGMTPSAWKRGGAGVVIRWVQADTSLGPLLVAATDKGLCRVSFDEGEDALYARFPAASIEPGGAALAALAQKVVSEVEQPGRHRDLPLDVQGTAFQEAVWQALRAIPVGETRTYTELATIVGNPRAVRAAGTACGANHLAVVIPCHRAQRSDGSMGGYAYGIERKLDLRKREGVD; this is encoded by the coding sequence ATGAACCGCAAAAAATACTTGGGCGCCCCCGTCCAAGATTTCGCTGCCGGAACGGGTGTCGATGCGGACACGGCATGGGCGGCGTTCGAACGGCGCGATCGCAGTTTCGACGGCTGCTTTGTCGGCGCGGTGCGGACGACGGGCATCTATTGCAAGCCCAGCTGTCCGGCGCGCCATCCCAAACGCGAACATGTCAGCTTCTATCCTGATGCCGCGGCCGCGCGCGCGGCGGGGTTCCGCGCCTGCTTGCGCTGCCGCCCCGACGAAGTCGGGCGCGAACGCATCGCCGTCGCGCGTGCGATCGAATTGCTCGGACAAGCTGATGCGGCGGTGTCGCTCGATCTGCTCGCCGAGAAGGTCGGCTATGCGCCGCATCATTTCCACCGGCTGTTCAAACGCGCGACCGGGATCACCCCTGCTGCCTATCAGCGCGCGCTGCGCGCGGGCCGGGCCACCGATGCGCTGGTAAAGGAGGACCGTGTGACCGATGCCATCTATGAAGCGGGCTATTCGGGGCCCAGCCGTTTCTATGCCGAGACGAGCGCGCGCCTCGGCATGACGCCCAGCGCCTGGAAGCGCGGCGGGGCGGGGGTGGTCATCCGATGGGTGCAGGCCGATACCAGCCTTGGCCCGCTGCTTGTCGCCGCAACCGACAAGGGGCTTTGCCGGGTCTCGTTCGACGAAGGGGAGGATGCACTATATGCCCGCTTTCCTGCCGCCAGCATCGAACCCGGCGGTGCCGCGCTCGCCGCGCTCGCGCAAAAGGTGGTGAGCGAGGTCGAACAGCCCGGCCGCCACCGTGATCTCCCGCTCGACGTTCAGGGCACCGCCTTTCAGGAGGCGGTGTGGCAGGCGCTCCGCGCGATCCCCGTCGGCGAAACGCGCACCTATACCGAACTGGCCACGATCGTCGGCAACCCGCGCGCCGTCCGCGCGGCGGGCACGGCCTGCGGTGCCAACCATCTCGCCGTCGTCATCCCCTGCCACCGCGCGCAGAGAAGCGATGGCAGCATGGGTGGATATGCTTATGGAATAGAACGGAAACTCGATTTGAGGAAAAGGGAGGGCGTGGACTGA